In one Sander lucioperca isolate FBNREF2018 chromosome 7, SLUC_FBN_1.2, whole genome shotgun sequence genomic region, the following are encoded:
- the nudt7 gene encoding peroxisomal coenzyme A diphosphatase NUDT7 has translation MHIKEETIAILKQFDSGNKFSSLSVLPKASVLIPLVVKNGELCTLMTLRSKELRTSAGEVCFPGGKRDPSDRDDVDTALREAEEEIGLPPDDVQVVCRLVPLISKSGLLVTPVVGFIDESFCPCPNPAEVSAVFTVPLEFFTSDEDHDAIHSVAGMMGSLHSFYFVDPDSGSQYHIWGLTAVFARLVATLVLRKKLEFDVVFDPENPLAFFLQILYRRTSKL, from the exons ATGCATATTAAAGAGGAGACGATAGCAATTTTAAAGCAGTTTGACAGTGGGAACAAGTTCTCCTCTCTGTCGGTGCTGCCCAAAGCCTCGGTGCTGATCCCACTGGTTGTGAAGAATGGAGAGCTGTGCACCTTGATGACCCTGCGTTCAAAAGAG CTGAGGACCAGCGCTGGTGAGGTGTGTTTCCCTGGCGGGAAGAGAGACCCCAGTGACAGAGATGATGTAGACACGGCTCtgagagaggcagaggaggagataGGTCTACCACCTGATGATGTTCAAGTGGTCTGTAGACTGGTCCCGCTCATCAGTAAG AGTGGTCTGTTGGTGACCCCGGTGGTTGGCTTCATAGATGAGTCATTCTGTCCCTGTCCAAACCCAGCTGAGGTCAGTGCCGTGTTCACAGTACCTCTGGAGTTCTTCACCAGTGACGAGGACCACGATGCTATCCACAGTGTTGCTGGGATGATGGGGTCGCTGCACTCTTTTTATTTTGTGGACCCTGATTCAGGAAGCCAGTATCACATATGGGGCCTCACTGCCGTGTTTGCCAGACTGGTTGCTACCCTTGTTCTCAGGAAAAAACTTGAGTTTGATGTTGTTTTTGACCCTGAGAATCCGCTAGCCTTCTTCCTACAGATTCTATATAGAAGAACTAGTAAACTATGA
- the hprt1l gene encoding hypoxanthine phosphoribosyltransferase 1, like isoform X1, with amino-acid sequence MASYLQIADDEKGHELDLFCVPRHYENDLDKVIIPHGLIMDRTERLARDIIRDMGGHHIVALCVLKGGYKFFADLLDYIKVLNQNSDKSVPLTVDFIRVKSYCNDQSTNSVKVIGGDELSNLSGKNVLIVEDIVETGRTMQTLLSLLSECNPKMVKVVRAFVSNILCFLSMCNSSLLVKRTPRSSGYRPDYIGFEVPDSFLVGYALDYNEYFRDLSHICILNDQAKEKYKV; translated from the exons ATGGCTTCGTATCTGCAG ATCGCTGATGATGAGAAAGGCCATGAGCTGGACCTTTTCTGTGTCCCCAGACATTATGAGAACGATTTGGACAAGGTGATCATCCCCCATGGGCTTATCATGGACAG GACAGAACGCCTGGCCCGCGACATAATCCGGGACATGGGGGGACACCACATTGTAGCTCTGTGTGTGCTAAAAGGAGGATACAAGTTCTTCGCAGACCTCCTGGACTACATTAAAGTACTGAACCAGAACAGTGATAAATCAGTCCCCCTGACAGTGGATTTCATTAGGGTGAAGAGCTACTGT AATGACCAGTCAACAAACAGTGTCAAAGTCATAGGAGGGGATGAGCTGTCCAATCTCTCAGGCAAG aatgttttgatTGTCGAG GATATTGTGGAGACAGGAAGGACGATGCAGACGTTACTTTCCCTGCTGAGTGAATGCAATCCCAAGATGGTTAAAGTTGTAAG GGCTTTTGTTTCAAATATCCTGTGTTTTCTCTCTATGTGTAATTCCAGCCTTCTGGTTAAGAGGACCCCGAGGAGTTCAGGGTACAGACCGGACT acatTGGTTTTGAGGTGCCAGATTCCTTTCTAGTGGGCTACGCTTTGGACTACAATGAGTACTTCAGAGATCTCAGT cACATCTGTATACTGAATGATCAAGCCAAGGAGAAGTACAAAGTGTGA
- the hprt1l gene encoding hypoxanthine phosphoribosyltransferase 1, like isoform X2, with the protein MASYLQIADDEKGHELDLFCVPRHYENDLDKVIIPHGLIMDRTERLARDIIRDMGGHHIVALCVLKGGYKFFADLLDYIKVLNQNSDKSVPLTVDFIRVKSYCNDQSTNSVKVIGGDELSNLSGKNVLIVEDIVETGRTMQTLLSLLSECNPKMVKVVSLLVKRTPRSSGYRPDYIGFEVPDSFLVGYALDYNEYFRDLSHICILNDQAKEKYKV; encoded by the exons ATGGCTTCGTATCTGCAG ATCGCTGATGATGAGAAAGGCCATGAGCTGGACCTTTTCTGTGTCCCCAGACATTATGAGAACGATTTGGACAAGGTGATCATCCCCCATGGGCTTATCATGGACAG GACAGAACGCCTGGCCCGCGACATAATCCGGGACATGGGGGGACACCACATTGTAGCTCTGTGTGTGCTAAAAGGAGGATACAAGTTCTTCGCAGACCTCCTGGACTACATTAAAGTACTGAACCAGAACAGTGATAAATCAGTCCCCCTGACAGTGGATTTCATTAGGGTGAAGAGCTACTGT AATGACCAGTCAACAAACAGTGTCAAAGTCATAGGAGGGGATGAGCTGTCCAATCTCTCAGGCAAG aatgttttgatTGTCGAG GATATTGTGGAGACAGGAAGGACGATGCAGACGTTACTTTCCCTGCTGAGTGAATGCAATCCCAAGATGGTTAAAGTTGTAAG CCTTCTGGTTAAGAGGACCCCGAGGAGTTCAGGGTACAGACCGGACT acatTGGTTTTGAGGTGCCAGATTCCTTTCTAGTGGGCTACGCTTTGGACTACAATGAGTACTTCAGAGATCTCAGT cACATCTGTATACTGAATGATCAAGCCAAGGAGAAGTACAAAGTGTGA